The Sediminispirochaeta bajacaliforniensis DSM 16054 genome includes a region encoding these proteins:
- a CDS encoding amidohydrolase family protein → MIYDCHLHLTDPVDLILREMDRFGVDRGIVCPSGIARGEEVFDLKGASAMMEAIARSRDRAVSLASETVSRWNRQSAEVIRRHRDRLIGFAKLDLRLSQPLLASLMEEAVDLGFVGFGEILGAETLPDRFAFLLAKSADLGGFPIFVHGDYPVTADAIVQIASLVSSVPGTPVILGHLGGDFWITAIAAARETANLYLDGSEAVNLVALRAAAGEVPDKLFYGSDFPWETMGVGLCRINQLGLSEEKRQGILFRNIERVLSGSAASKDGEAL, encoded by the coding sequence ATGATCTACGATTGTCATTTACATCTAACCGACCCGGTCGATCTTATCTTACGCGAGATGGATCGTTTCGGTGTGGATCGGGGCATTGTCTGCCCCTCCGGTATTGCACGTGGCGAGGAGGTCTTCGATCTGAAAGGTGCTTCGGCAATGATGGAAGCCATTGCCCGCTCTCGCGACCGTGCCGTATCTCTCGCCTCCGAAACGGTGAGCAGGTGGAACCGTCAAAGTGCAGAGGTCATTCGAAGGCATCGCGATCGTCTTATAGGCTTTGCCAAGCTTGACCTCCGTCTTTCCCAACCCCTCCTGGCAAGCCTCATGGAAGAGGCCGTTGACCTGGGCTTTGTAGGCTTCGGCGAAATCCTTGGTGCCGAGACCTTGCCCGATCGTTTTGCTTTTCTCCTTGCAAAATCGGCGGACTTGGGTGGCTTTCCGATATTCGTTCATGGTGACTACCCTGTTACTGCCGATGCCATTGTGCAGATTGCCTCTCTTGTTTCCTCGGTGCCCGGCACTCCGGTGATTCTCGGTCATCTTGGGGGCGATTTCTGGATCACGGCAATAGCGGCGGCACGAGAAACCGCAAATCTCTATCTCGATGGCTCGGAGGCCGTCAATCTGGTTGCACTTCGCGCCGCCGCAGGGGAGGTCCCTGATAAACTCTTTTATGGAAGCGACTTTCCTTGGGAAACCATGGGAGTCGGCTTATGCAGGATCAATCAGTTGGGCCTTTCGGAGGAAAAGCGGCAGGGGATCCTCTTCCGGAACATCGAAAGAGTGCTTAGCGGTTCTGCCGCTTCTAAGGATGGAGAGGCTCTATGA
- a CDS encoding response regulator, whose amino-acid sequence MTKVHETTILLVEDSRAVRKSIAAFLNNYGYIVIEAENGEEGIKIFKSRKPDVVITDIMMPGISGHEVVKTVVQEAPDTPIIVVSGTGDISDVVKAIQLGTWDYILKPITDLRVLLYSIQRALEKRNLVLQNRRYQHNLETEIAIRTAELQDSLREKEQLLKEVHHRVKNNLQIITSLLNLQIGIETCEECTTPMEKMKNRINSMALVHEQLYNTEDLSSIPFDHYIDELTAELKESYYLFNDQASAVTIESEIDDATFPIEIAVPLGLIVNELVTNSLRYAFDEAKSGKIYITLHHRNGEFHLSVSDNGKGLPEGVCPEGSGKTLGFVLISTLTEQLGGKLSISSKDGTKVYIVFPQKKW is encoded by the coding sequence ATGACCAAAGTCCACGAGACTACGATTCTCCTTGTGGAAGACAGCAGGGCTGTACGAAAAAGTATAGCCGCTTTCTTGAATAATTACGGCTACATCGTCATAGAAGCTGAAAACGGGGAAGAGGGAATCAAAATTTTTAAAAGCCGCAAACCGGATGTCGTGATAACGGATATCATGATGCCGGGAATAAGCGGCCACGAGGTCGTTAAGACGGTTGTGCAAGAGGCTCCGGATACCCCTATCATTGTTGTTTCGGGAACCGGGGACATCTCGGATGTCGTGAAGGCCATTCAACTTGGTACCTGGGATTACATTCTAAAACCGATAACCGATCTGCGCGTTCTCCTCTACAGCATACAAAGGGCCCTTGAAAAACGGAATCTGGTTCTTCAGAACCGACGCTATCAGCATAATCTGGAAACGGAGATCGCGATACGGACCGCTGAGCTGCAGGATTCCCTGCGGGAAAAAGAACAGCTTCTGAAGGAGGTACACCACAGGGTAAAAAACAATCTGCAGATCATAACAAGTCTCCTAAATCTTCAAATAGGAATCGAAACCTGTGAAGAGTGCACAACCCCAATGGAAAAGATGAAGAACAGGATAAACTCTATGGCGCTGGTACATGAACAGCTGTACAACACCGAAGACCTCAGCTCCATTCCCTTCGATCATTATATTGATGAGCTGACGGCAGAATTGAAAGAGAGCTATTATCTATTCAACGACCAGGCCTCTGCCGTGACCATAGAATCGGAGATCGACGATGCAACCTTCCCAATTGAAATCGCCGTTCCCCTTGGGCTCATCGTAAATGAATTGGTCACCAATAGTCTCCGCTATGCATTCGACGAGGCGAAATCAGGAAAGATATATATCACCCTTCATCATCGAAACGGAGAATTTCATCTTTCGGTCAGTGATAACGGGAAGGGTTTACCTGAAGGTGTCTGCCCTGAGGGCAGCGGAAAGACATTAGGATTTGTCCTCATATCAACCCTGACCGAACAGCTCGGCGGCAAACTAAGTATCTCAAGCAAAGACGGAACGAAGGTTTATATCGTTTTCCCTCAAAAAAAGTGGTAA
- a CDS encoding GntR family transcriptional regulator, with the protein MSRRRSLLLEVKELFMDELTQGKIPIQGNKLPSEEELARSLDVSRTTMRELLATLHKEGVITKRHGLGNFIHFSALEQGYRIDRTRDFGSLIALGGKHPGYSVSSRSLTDDADEEKLRKAFSLPLSDEGRYVSTRCTFFADGEAAIHCLVFVPEKLLTSRPTDVGEENVYAFLRKYCGQEVEHPLIWFEPTSCDTDLSSCFGIPEGTPIIEWKEQFYNIYDEVICYSLTWFHPVSMKLSMLRKTWEDFSLR; encoded by the coding sequence GTGTCGAGGCGACGGTCGCTTCTTTTGGAAGTAAAAGAGCTCTTTATGGACGAGCTTACACAGGGGAAGATTCCCATTCAGGGTAATAAGCTTCCTTCTGAAGAGGAGCTTGCGCGTAGCCTTGACGTCAGCAGGACCACCATGCGGGAACTTCTTGCTACCCTCCATAAGGAGGGTGTAATCACGAAACGGCACGGACTGGGAAATTTCATCCATTTCAGTGCCCTTGAGCAGGGATATCGTATTGATCGGACCAGAGACTTCGGTTCTTTGATAGCCCTTGGCGGAAAGCATCCAGGCTACAGCGTCTCTTCTCGATCACTTACCGATGATGCGGATGAAGAAAAACTAAGGAAGGCCTTTTCCTTGCCTCTATCTGATGAAGGACGTTATGTTTCCACTCGCTGCACCTTTTTTGCCGACGGCGAAGCTGCTATCCACTGTCTGGTTTTTGTACCCGAGAAACTTCTTACAAGTCGGCCCACGGATGTCGGAGAAGAAAATGTCTATGCGTTTTTGCGCAAATATTGCGGGCAAGAGGTGGAGCACCCCCTGATCTGGTTTGAACCTACATCCTGTGATACCGACCTCTCTTCCTGCTTCGGTATCCCGGAGGGGACCCCTATCATCGAATGGAAAGAGCAATTCTACAATATCTATGATGAGGTTATCTGTTATTCGCTTACCTGGTTTCATCCTGTTTCCATGAAGCTTTCCATGCTAAGAAAAACCTGGGAAGATTTTTCACTTCGTTAA
- a CDS encoding hybrid sensor histidine kinase/response regulator, whose protein sequence is MKNRLYVLLIGDPAKGLVQSTLSMCRRLGTDPRLTFSNISQLRIAYPQFYCEPSFSEEEPPIILADIELPGLTQIIGRALPPVILFREKQQFPAAPPPDAFAIIESDFSPEAFSSILQTASRHTTLLQSFIRERMNGREIINNLNDVVYTIDLKGNVVYISSAAERYGFFPRNIIGKSVFDLIDREDHDYLRQQMNKLISERQATSLLRVTDAEGKTRQVRTSSRIVTQHGMPFSITGLLTDQTEQSFREQQILKLTQAVEQSANVIVITDLEGNMEFVNRAFERSTGYSRQEAIGQNPRILKTDYLSEEVYKNLWETINSGNVWEGKFHNKRKDGSTYWEKALISPIKNDAGTIINFVAVKEDITKELAYQQELEQAKEVAEEASRLKSEFLANMSHEIRTPLNVILGFTDLLLDETKDAKKRDHLHLIKDSGKNLLELLNDILDFSKIEANKLDLEIDTFDPKALLQNIKGMFSLEAKRKGLDFTVEHDTPLPELLGDQYRIRQILMNLLSNAMKFTEVGSVSLRAHYENTGIMRFSVSDTGIGIPEESRKQIFHPFEQLDGSAKRKFSGTGLGLSITRRLVHLMGGNVTLESKAGTGSTFTIELPLPTIAKTSAIHGPSPRQDSVGEDQRAHASSSSPKTILVAEDNGLNQELMKLLIRSMGHHCIVVGNGREAITLLEKEKFDLLLLDMHMPVMDGLETIENIRKSPALSDLPVIALTASAMKGDEERFIEAGCNGYLSKPIDRKLLAKMIERID, encoded by the coding sequence GTGAAAAATAGGTTATATGTGTTACTTATAGGTGACCCGGCCAAGGGATTAGTACAAAGCACCCTTAGCATGTGTCGTCGGCTCGGTACCGATCCACGTCTTACATTCTCAAACATAAGCCAACTGCGTATTGCTTACCCCCAATTTTATTGTGAGCCCTCCTTCAGTGAGGAAGAACCGCCTATCATCCTTGCAGATATCGAGCTTCCCGGTCTTACCCAGATCATAGGAAGAGCGCTGCCGCCGGTCATTCTGTTCAGAGAGAAGCAACAATTCCCTGCAGCGCCGCCGCCGGACGCCTTTGCAATCATAGAATCGGACTTTTCACCGGAAGCCTTCTCCTCGATACTGCAGACAGCAAGTCGTCACACAACGCTGCTTCAGAGTTTTATCCGGGAGCGGATGAACGGAAGAGAGATCATCAACAATCTGAATGATGTTGTATATACCATCGATCTGAAGGGGAATGTCGTCTATATCTCCTCCGCAGCAGAACGCTACGGTTTCTTCCCACGAAATATCATCGGAAAATCGGTATTTGACCTGATCGACAGAGAGGATCACGATTACCTGCGACAGCAAATGAATAAGCTGATAAGCGAACGCCAAGCAACCTCTCTTCTCAGAGTAACCGATGCAGAGGGGAAAACCCGACAGGTCAGGACATCAAGCCGTATCGTTACCCAGCACGGAATGCCATTCTCCATTACCGGCCTTCTAACCGACCAAACAGAACAGAGTTTTCGGGAGCAGCAGATCCTGAAACTTACTCAAGCCGTAGAGCAGAGTGCCAATGTCATCGTCATAACCGATCTCGAAGGCAATATGGAGTTCGTCAATCGAGCCTTTGAACGCTCTACTGGCTACAGCAGACAAGAGGCAATTGGTCAAAATCCGAGAATACTCAAAACCGATTACCTCTCCGAGGAGGTTTACAAGAATTTATGGGAGACAATAAACTCGGGTAATGTCTGGGAAGGGAAGTTCCATAATAAACGAAAAGACGGCTCCACCTACTGGGAAAAGGCCCTGATAAGCCCCATCAAGAACGACGCCGGAACCATCATCAATTTCGTTGCAGTTAAGGAAGATATAACGAAAGAACTGGCTTATCAGCAGGAACTGGAACAGGCAAAAGAGGTAGCCGAAGAGGCAAGCAGATTGAAAAGTGAATTCTTGGCCAACATGAGCCATGAAATCAGAACCCCTCTTAATGTCATCCTTGGTTTTACCGATCTGCTTCTCGATGAGACGAAAGATGCCAAAAAACGTGACCATCTGCACCTTATCAAGGACTCCGGAAAGAATCTGCTCGAATTGTTAAATGATATCCTTGATTTTTCCAAGATTGAAGCCAACAAACTCGATCTTGAGATTGATACATTTGACCCTAAGGCCCTGCTTCAAAATATCAAGGGGATGTTTTCCCTGGAAGCTAAGCGGAAAGGTCTTGATTTTACGGTTGAGCACGATACTCCGCTTCCCGAACTCCTCGGAGATCAATATCGAATACGCCAAATTCTCATGAATCTTTTAAGCAATGCCATGAAATTCACCGAAGTGGGTTCTGTATCCCTTCGGGCCCATTACGAAAACACAGGGATCATGCGTTTCAGCGTCTCCGATACGGGAATAGGTATCCCGGAAGAATCCCGCAAACAGATTTTCCATCCATTCGAACAGCTGGACGGCTCTGCCAAACGCAAATTCAGCGGTACAGGGCTTGGGCTATCAATTACAAGGAGACTGGTCCATCTTATGGGTGGAAATGTCACCCTTGAGAGTAAAGCAGGAACAGGATCAACCTTCACCATCGAACTGCCGCTGCCCACAATCGCAAAGACATCCGCGATACACGGCCCCAGCCCCCGACAAGACTCCGTAGGTGAGGACCAGAGGGCACACGCATCTTCTTCATCTCCTAAAACGATTTTAGTTGCCGAAGACAACGGTTTAAACCAAGAATTGATGAAACTATTAATCCGAAGCATGGGCCATCACTGTATCGTGGTCGGCAACGGCCGGGAGGCCATCACGCTTTTAGAAAAGGAAAAATTTGATCTGCTGCTTCTCGATATGCATATGCCGGTTATGGATGGGCTGGAAACCATCGAGAACATACGAAAAAGTCCGGCACTCTCCGATCTGCCCGTTATTGCTCTAACAGCCAGTGCAATGAAGGGAGATGAGGAGCGATTTATCGAGGCAGGATGCAATGGCTATCTGTCCAAGCCCATCGACAGAAAACTACTGGCAAAGATGATAGAACGAATAGATTAA
- the mch gene encoding methenyltetrahydromethanopterin cyclohydrolase, giving the protein MFSINQRAVRVVKEEILPQAEELNCRCHILSNGARVVDMGVDAPGGYSAALLFIKATIGAMGHAVYGRFREDGLDLPSIDVYIDHPQEACLSSQFSGWKLPGNDAPSGINPIGSGPARAIARNDIFSQVWPYKDNHHETVFAAQTQRLPDEAMAENVAQACGISPENVYILAARTGSLAGCIQVCSRTVEASIWRLERKGFDISKIISGMGTCPIAPPIADECIAMDRVNTALLYGVTVRYVANCKDEEIEAVIDKVPFNASRRYGERFSDIFEEGHRDFYLVDKDIHTVARYEIVNYASGNQFSAGEIRVDMLRESFGLRG; this is encoded by the coding sequence ATGTTCAGTATCAATCAACGGGCGGTACGGGTTGTAAAGGAGGAGATCCTTCCCCAAGCCGAAGAACTCAATTGCCGGTGTCATATCCTTTCCAACGGCGCTAGGGTTGTCGACATGGGTGTCGATGCACCCGGGGGGTATTCCGCCGCATTGCTTTTCATCAAGGCGACTATCGGCGCCATGGGGCACGCCGTTTACGGACGCTTTCGGGAAGATGGGCTTGATCTCCCCTCTATTGACGTCTATATCGATCACCCTCAGGAGGCATGCCTCTCATCTCAATTTTCGGGATGGAAACTTCCGGGCAACGATGCACCTTCGGGTATCAATCCCATCGGATCAGGTCCTGCTAGGGCGATTGCCAGGAATGACATCTTTTCTCAGGTGTGGCCCTATAAGGACAATCACCACGAAACGGTGTTTGCCGCTCAGACGCAGCGCCTTCCCGATGAGGCAATGGCAGAGAATGTTGCGCAGGCTTGCGGTATCTCTCCAGAAAACGTCTATATCCTTGCGGCAAGGACCGGCAGCCTCGCCGGTTGTATACAGGTGTGTTCGAGAACCGTCGAGGCTTCTATTTGGCGGCTTGAACGTAAAGGTTTTGATATTTCCAAGATTATCAGCGGTATGGGGACCTGCCCCATTGCTCCGCCGATAGCCGATGAGTGTATCGCCATGGATAGGGTTAATACGGCCTTGCTTTATGGTGTCACAGTCCGATACGTGGCGAATTGCAAGGATGAAGAGATTGAAGCGGTAATAGATAAGGTTCCCTTTAACGCATCTCGACGTTATGGAGAGCGTTTTTCCGACATTTTCGAAGAGGGACATCGTGATTTTTATCTTGTCGATAAGGATATTCACACGGTAGCCAGATATGAAATCGTCAACTATGCAAGCGGAAACCAGTTTTCGGCCGGAGAAATTCGAGTTGATATGCTGCGGGAATCCTTCGGACTTCGGGGATAA
- a CDS encoding GntR family transcriptional regulator: protein MGRNRSDDMSYGAGKVADRWKVDSVPLYVKVKERIIEMIEDGEFIGNRLPPENMLSERLGVSRASIREALAALSREGIVSKRHGIGNLIHRSTLRSRMRIDRYVDFSEILRDAGHRVRFERTAYHWLPGEETLCIEACYVADEKPAIMVKVLVPSEMLASDPLKDDCLYNTLPDFLNTYACEPVSHSLCYFKPAAASDATSRQLDVPPGAPILEWKESFYSIFGKILAKTTIHFNPEIVSFSLLRKWE, encoded by the coding sequence ATGGGAAGAAATAGGTCTGATGATATGAGCTATGGCGCCGGAAAAGTAGCCGATAGGTGGAAGGTCGACTCGGTTCCGCTTTATGTAAAGGTAAAAGAACGCATCATAGAGATGATAGAGGATGGAGAGTTCATCGGTAATCGGCTTCCTCCCGAAAACATGTTGTCGGAGCGACTGGGTGTCAGCAGGGCAAGCATTAGAGAGGCCCTTGCCGCTTTGAGCCGGGAGGGAATCGTATCCAAGCGGCATGGAATCGGCAATTTGATTCATCGGAGTACCCTCCGGTCTCGTATGAGGATCGACCGGTATGTGGATTTTTCCGAGATATTACGGGATGCCGGACACCGGGTTCGGTTCGAACGTACCGCTTACCATTGGTTACCGGGGGAGGAGACCCTGTGCATTGAGGCGTGCTATGTTGCAGATGAAAAACCCGCAATCATGGTAAAGGTTCTTGTTCCTTCAGAGATGCTTGCTTCCGATCCTCTCAAGGATGATTGCCTTTACAACACACTTCCCGACTTTCTCAATACCTATGCATGTGAACCTGTTTCGCATTCTCTCTGTTATTTCAAACCTGCCGCAGCCTCGGATGCGACTTCCCGTCAATTAGACGTGCCGCCCGGTGCTCCAATCCTCGAGTGGAAGGAATCTTTTTACAGCATCTTTGGCAAGATTCTTGCAAAAACGACCATTCACTTTAATCCGGAGATTGTGTCGTTTTCCCTTTTACGAAAATGGGAGTAG
- a CDS encoding NAD(P)/FAD-dependent oxidoreductase, which translates to MKRHAEVVVIGAGVVGLSVAYHLAVLGRSVLLLDACAPGCGASGGNLGQISVMDREPAIQLAWTNETLSLYRRLEEEEGLDFEANYSGGLLLFCSAEQKEQGLALMERQRRRGVPIEPVEGSALKGIEPHLDADGLLGALYSSQEGSIMPLKVVSGLTEASRRHGVEICAPCRVTGFRVGSGRVKSVVTKKEEIETDCVVLAAGAWSRDIAAFLGMDLPVYYHKGTALVTRPVPPLVRTVVVSGGFLTNRPLTNRIVGLGVAQHPNGSLIIGQATEPGRYYERDLSVEGVYETVRNFLRYFPDLGSLEIIRSWAANTTFTPDGLPVFGFSPEFDNFFVASGLKGAFSTAPAAGNMAAAMICRGGGSAPSPAEWSDILQEWKLDPCDLDSIRPNRRLVSHG; encoded by the coding sequence ATGAAGCGTCATGCCGAGGTTGTTGTGATCGGTGCAGGGGTAGTCGGACTCTCCGTGGCCTATCATCTTGCCGTTCTGGGACGAAGTGTGCTTCTTCTGGATGCCTGTGCCCCGGGATGTGGGGCCTCGGGTGGGAATCTCGGCCAGATTTCGGTGATGGATCGGGAACCTGCAATTCAGCTTGCCTGGACCAATGAGACCCTTTCCCTCTACCGGAGGCTGGAAGAGGAGGAAGGGCTTGATTTCGAGGCGAATTACTCCGGTGGGCTCTTACTCTTTTGTTCGGCTGAACAGAAAGAACAGGGCCTGGCTCTGATGGAACGGCAGCGGCGGCGGGGGGTTCCGATAGAGCCGGTCGAAGGTTCCGCCTTGAAGGGAATCGAACCGCATCTTGATGCCGACGGGCTCCTCGGTGCTCTTTACTCTTCCCAGGAAGGGAGTATTATGCCCTTAAAGGTTGTCTCGGGCCTGACGGAGGCCTCCCGCAGGCATGGTGTCGAGATTTGCGCACCTTGCCGTGTGACAGGTTTTCGAGTGGGTTCCGGAAGAGTGAAAAGTGTTGTTACGAAAAAGGAAGAGATTGAAACCGATTGTGTCGTATTGGCCGCAGGAGCGTGGAGTCGGGATATCGCTGCCTTTCTTGGTATGGATCTTCCTGTCTATTACCACAAGGGAACAGCTTTGGTTACCCGTCCGGTTCCTCCTCTTGTTCGGACGGTTGTCGTGAGTGGTGGGTTCCTTACCAATAGGCCGCTTACCAATCGTATTGTAGGCCTTGGTGTCGCTCAGCACCCGAACGGTTCGCTGATCATCGGCCAGGCAACCGAACCCGGAAGGTATTACGAGAGGGATCTGAGCGTAGAGGGGGTATACGAGACGGTACGCAATTTCCTCCGTTATTTTCCCGATCTCGGCAGCCTTGAAATTATTCGATCCTGGGCGGCCAATACGACCTTTACTCCCGACGGGCTGCCTGTTTTCGGTTTTTCTCCGGAGTTTGACAACTTCTTTGTTGCCTCCGGCCTAAAAGGCGCCTTTTCCACCGCCCCTGCGGCAGGGAACATGGCTGCCGCAATGATCTGCCGTGGCGGTGGCTCGGCGCCATCTCCGGCGGAATGGAGCGATATCTTACAAGAGTGGAAGCTTGATCCTTGTGATCTTGATTCGATACGTCCGAACAGGAGGCTTGTATCCCATGGCTAA
- a CDS encoding dihydropteroate synthase gives MLVIGGDINVGIEGIGDIFDRRDEAALISLARRQVEFGSSVVGINLAGRDDEVADLLWAVKIIQVACSVPLAFDCPDLEHIEACLSVYEDRWGAAVLNSTTAEAAKLEASCRLAADRGMILIALPTTGVGLEESGDQFLELSGRIVDAALSSGLSPSRLYIDPMLKPVAVSDLSGCQFLDRLHAVRKAFPEVGTICGIDNISHGLPARQLLSSMFLAMAMAGGLSGVIMRSGELHYGALRAGAALLGCDQFCSTYIASWRSGAWDNIVRI, from the coding sequence ATGCTGGTCATCGGTGGGGATATCAATGTAGGCATCGAGGGGATAGGGGATATCTTCGACCGGCGGGATGAAGCAGCACTGATATCGCTTGCCCGAAGACAGGTCGAGTTTGGCTCCTCCGTCGTCGGTATCAACCTTGCGGGAAGAGATGATGAAGTTGCCGATCTCCTTTGGGCCGTTAAAATTATCCAGGTCGCATGTTCGGTTCCCCTTGCCTTTGACTGCCCCGATCTTGAGCATATCGAGGCCTGTCTTTCTGTCTATGAGGATCGGTGGGGGGCTGCCGTTCTGAATTCCACCACCGCAGAAGCGGCGAAACTTGAAGCCTCATGCCGCCTTGCCGCCGATCGGGGGATGATTCTGATTGCTCTCCCCACCACCGGGGTAGGCCTTGAGGAATCGGGTGATCAGTTCCTTGAACTGAGTGGGCGCATCGTCGACGCCGCCCTTTCGTCAGGCCTCTCTCCCTCCCGCCTCTACATCGATCCGATGCTTAAGCCTGTTGCGGTTTCGGATCTCAGTGGTTGTCAGTTTCTTGACCGGCTTCACGCCGTGCGGAAAGCTTTTCCCGAGGTCGGTACGATATGCGGAATAGATAATATATCGCACGGCCTCCCTGCCAGACAGTTGCTTTCTTCTATGTTTCTTGCAATGGCCATGGCCGGGGGCCTTAGCGGGGTCATCATGAGAAGCGGCGAGTTGCATTATGGAGCCTTGCGAGCAGGGGCTGCGCTTCTTGGATGTGATCAATTCTGCAGTACCTATATTGCCTCATGGAGAAGCGGCGCCTGGGATAACATTGTTCGGATATAA